The Paenibacillus tianjinensis genome has a window encoding:
- a CDS encoding L,D-transpeptidase, producing MKNSQHLKAYVQMHPDNKMAWYLLGKEYYKNGQQGKANYCYNQAGEVYEAFEHSKVPADMLREYEDGLLKVAHERHQSKLRKRRTLVALVLLLLMFLPPAVSPEANSGITLESLLDDGKDVPAQLAADAQETVTEEEQRDQPPKLAFTALAAGDAAAASQAFAGIVQSKSPVETAILGMDRSGKWLIWKKKLPLTATVVKNENGRTVYQSYDQARCECKPPESGELQKQAAQWQEQQEQLAVLWSAMRAYKSSKGKLPQSLKELTGAFPGNWLSAATPLMKEKFASLRASAADSMSKQQAGRADGDLNKEPQAGAGTGGGAGAAGETAQEIPFFNGSLTIIVDKQNHRLAVTSGSVILRNYAVGLGGDKTPEGAFTITDKVVNPNGHDNGEFGSRGMQLSDSNYAIHGTNEPESIGKDESLGCIRMSRKDVEELFALVPRGTKVQISKGVLPEELLVPEDRFPSGAPRNQTNPNKVYHWLN from the coding sequence ATGAAAAATTCGCAGCATCTTAAGGCATATGTCCAAATGCATCCTGATAACAAGATGGCATGGTACTTGCTTGGTAAGGAATACTATAAGAACGGCCAGCAGGGGAAAGCTAATTATTGCTACAATCAGGCAGGAGAAGTATATGAGGCTTTTGAACACAGCAAGGTCCCTGCGGATATGCTGCGTGAATATGAGGATGGGCTGCTGAAAGTGGCGCATGAACGCCATCAGTCCAAGCTGAGGAAGCGTAGGACACTGGTGGCTCTCGTACTGTTGCTGTTAATGTTCCTGCCTCCGGCGGTATCGCCCGAAGCAAACTCCGGGATCACGCTGGAATCCCTGCTGGATGATGGTAAGGACGTTCCTGCACAGCTGGCTGCTGATGCCCAGGAGACGGTTACAGAGGAAGAGCAGCGTGATCAACCGCCAAAGCTGGCCTTTACAGCCCTAGCCGCCGGAGATGCAGCTGCGGCCAGCCAGGCGTTTGCGGGTATTGTGCAGAGCAAGAGTCCGGTAGAGACTGCCATCCTGGGGATGGACCGTTCCGGGAAATGGCTAATATGGAAAAAGAAGCTGCCGCTTACTGCAACTGTGGTGAAGAATGAAAACGGGCGTACCGTCTACCAATCCTATGATCAGGCCCGTTGTGAATGTAAGCCGCCGGAATCCGGGGAGCTGCAGAAGCAGGCGGCGCAATGGCAGGAGCAGCAGGAGCAGTTAGCCGTATTATGGAGCGCAATGCGAGCTTATAAGAGCAGCAAAGGGAAACTGCCTCAATCTCTAAAAGAGCTGACAGGTGCTTTTCCCGGCAATTGGCTTAGCGCGGCTACACCTTTGATGAAGGAGAAATTCGCGTCACTGCGTGCTTCGGCAGCTGATTCCATGTCCAAACAGCAGGCGGGCAGAGCTGACGGGGATTTGAATAAGGAACCGCAAGCAGGAGCCGGGACTGGAGGCGGGGCTGGGGCAGCAGGAGAAACGGCGCAGGAAATCCCTTTTTTCAACGGATCTCTTACTATTATTGTGGATAAACAAAATCACCGTCTGGCAGTTACCAGCGGCTCGGTTATTCTGCGGAACTATGCGGTTGGGCTGGGGGGCGATAAGACTCCTGAAGGGGCTTTTACAATTACAGATAAGGTGGTTAATCCGAATGGCCATGATAACGGGGAGTTTGGCAGCCGGGGCATGCAGCTCTCGGATAGCAATTATGCGATCCACGGCACCAATGAACCGGAAAGCATCGGCAAGGATGAGTCGCTGGGCTGTATCCGCATGAGCCGTAAGGATGTGGAAGAATTATTCGCGCTTGTACCCAGAGGAACGAAGGTGCAGATTAGTAAAGGGGTTTTGCCTGAGGAGCTGCTGGTTCCGGAGGACCGTTTCCCCTCTGGAGCACCTCGAAATCAGACCAACCCCAACAAAGTCTACCACTGGCTGAATTAA
- a CDS encoding quinone-dependent dihydroorotate dehydrogenase produces the protein MLYRHFGKPIFFKMDPEKAHHLVIGGLNKSALVPGGSAAMRLMYGVPETADMAVDLFGLHFPTPVGLAAGLDKNAEAVGGFSSIGFGFMEVGTVTPKGQPGNDSPRLFRLLPDEALINRMGFNNEGAEAMAERLKVQGKRRIPVAVNIGRNKATPNETAHEDYRKCIRTLYPYGDFFVVNISSPNTPDLRSLQHGSELSKLLAEVKEEMAIQRNKSGIAKSLLVKIAPDVSDSELEFMVHTLSDAGVDGVIATNTTLSREGLISEKAGETGGLSGKPLRDRSTDIIRSIYRQTGGKLPIIGSGGIFSSQDAYDKIRAGASLVEIYTALIYEGPEVNRRLHAGLRKLLRRDGFSHILEAVGADHH, from the coding sequence GTGCTGTATCGACATTTTGGCAAACCTATTTTCTTTAAAATGGACCCGGAGAAGGCACATCATCTCGTCATAGGCGGATTAAACAAATCGGCACTGGTTCCGGGCGGCAGCGCGGCCATGCGTTTGATGTACGGTGTCCCTGAAACCGCGGATATGGCAGTAGATCTGTTCGGCCTGCATTTCCCCACTCCGGTGGGTCTGGCAGCGGGACTGGACAAAAACGCCGAGGCGGTGGGCGGCTTTTCGTCAATCGGCTTCGGATTTATGGAGGTTGGTACGGTAACCCCCAAAGGGCAGCCCGGCAATGACAGTCCGCGGCTGTTCCGTCTTCTTCCAGACGAAGCGCTCATCAACCGGATGGGCTTCAATAATGAAGGTGCGGAGGCGATGGCGGAACGGCTTAAGGTACAGGGGAAACGCAGGATACCTGTAGCGGTCAACATCGGGCGCAACAAAGCCACTCCGAATGAAACGGCGCATGAGGATTACCGCAAGTGTATCCGTACGCTATATCCGTACGGTGATTTTTTTGTGGTCAATATCAGCTCTCCGAATACACCGGATTTGCGCAGTCTTCAGCATGGAAGCGAGCTGTCGAAGCTGCTGGCCGAGGTCAAGGAAGAAATGGCTATCCAGCGGAACAAGAGCGGCATAGCTAAAAGCCTGCTGGTCAAGATTGCTCCTGACGTCAGCGACAGTGAATTGGAATTCATGGTACATACACTTTCGGATGCGGGAGTAGATGGCGTAATTGCCACCAACACGACACTTAGCCGTGAAGGATTGATCAGTGAGAAGGCCGGAGAAACAGGCGGGCTAAGCGGCAAGCCGCTGAGAGACCGTTCTACAGATATTATCCGCAGTATTTACCGCCAGACCGGCGGGAAGCTGCCAATCATTGGCTCGGGCGGGATTTTTAGCAGCCAGGATGCTTATGACAAAATCCGGGCAGGTGCAAGCCTGGTTGAAATTTATACGGCTCTCATCTATGAAGGACCGGAGGTTAACCGCAGACTGCATGCCGGACTCAGGAAGCTGCTGCGGCGGGACGGATTCTCTCATATCCTAGAAGCGGTGGGCGCCGATCATCACTGA
- a CDS encoding GTP pyrophosphokinase, with amino-acid sequence MDGRDWGTFLLPYEQTVEELKVKFKTMRSELKKREEYTPIEFVTGRVKRLSSILEKAQRLNVKMEDLETGIEDIAGIRIMCQFVEDIRRVAEYIRARKDLEVLYEKDYITNYKESGYRSFHMIIKYPVQTALGQKIVLAEIQIRTLAMNFWATIEHSLNYKYRESLPDEMRIRLKTAAEAASILDSEMSSIREEILEAQKTFEENSNMTTQVLKAIHQLYFYHLVNEAIESQERFNVIWQTQDMEAMKELLDHVRELLSGAKKDSLPDGL; translated from the coding sequence ATGGACGGCAGGGACTGGGGAACTTTTTTGCTTCCATATGAACAGACTGTGGAGGAACTTAAGGTTAAATTTAAAACAATGCGCTCGGAGCTTAAGAAAAGAGAAGAATATACGCCGATTGAGTTCGTTACAGGACGCGTAAAACGGCTGTCAAGCATACTGGAGAAGGCCCAGCGGCTTAATGTGAAGATGGAGGATCTGGAAACGGGCATTGAAGATATCGCCGGCATACGGATTATGTGCCAGTTCGTTGAAGATATCCGCAGAGTGGCGGAATATATCCGCGCCCGCAAAGATCTTGAAGTGCTGTATGAGAAAGATTACATCACCAATTATAAGGAAAGCGGCTACCGAAGCTTCCATATGATTATTAAATATCCTGTGCAAACTGCTCTGGGACAAAAGATTGTACTTGCCGAAATTCAAATCCGTACACTCGCGATGAATTTCTGGGCAACGATCGAACATTCCCTGAACTATAAATACCGTGAAAGCCTGCCGGATGAAATGCGGATACGCCTGAAAACAGCTGCGGAGGCCGCGTCGATCCTGGATAGTGAAATGTCCAGCATCCGTGAAGAAATTCTGGAAGCACAAAAGACGTTCGAGGAAAACTCGAATATGACCACTCAGGTACTCAAGGCGATTCATCAATTGTATTTCTACCATCTGGTGAATGAGGCGATTGAAAGCCAGGAGCGGTTCAATGTGATCTGGCAGACTCAGGATATGGAAGCTATGAAAGAGCTGCTGGATCATGTGCGGGAGCTGCTCTCAGGAGCGAAAAAGGATAGTCTTCCAGATGGCCTATGA
- a CDS encoding DUF309 domain-containing protein: protein MAYEPLYLAYLVYFNRDRDYFECHEVLEELWLAQERNPLYKALLQVAVGLYHFRNNNVRGAAIMMDRAHEVLGTYPGDSLGIDLTNLVREVRAYAEQLKAYEAQPFLYYDLTIDILDPVLAAEVKLAAAGIKPNQPQRRGPKRPDKAHRK, encoded by the coding sequence ATGGCCTATGAACCGCTGTACCTGGCTTACCTGGTCTACTTCAACCGTGACAGAGATTATTTTGAATGTCATGAGGTGCTTGAAGAGCTGTGGCTGGCGCAGGAACGCAATCCTTTGTACAAAGCCCTTCTACAGGTAGCAGTGGGGCTGTATCATTTCCGTAACAACAATGTCCGCGGCGCAGCGATTATGATGGACCGGGCACATGAAGTGCTTGGAACCTATCCTGGTGATTCCTTGGGTATCGATCTAACTAATCTGGTAAGGGAAGTAAGGGCCTACGCAGAACAATTGAAGGCGTATGAAGCTCAGCCGTTTCTTTATTATGATCTGACCATCGATATTCTGGATCCGGTGCTGGCGGCAGAGGTGAAGCTGGCTGCGGCCGGCATAAAGCCCAACCAGCCCCAAAGGCGAGGGCCAAAGCGGCCGGACAAAGCGCATCGGAAATAA